The Enterobacter cloacae complex sp. ECNIH7 nucleotide sequence TGTAGAACATGATGAGGACCTGGGGCTTATTTTCACTGTTCGTGAAAAACGTAAAGTCTCAAAATCGTTGACGATACAATATGATAAAATGTTGTACCTGATTGAAGACAGCGAACTGAGTCGCCGTGCAATAGGTAAATATATCGATGTGTATCACTATCCTGATGGCAGAAAAGAGCTGCGCCTGAACGGTACGCTACTTCCCTACTCTACCTACGACCGACTGTCAGAAATCGACCAGGGCGCGATTGTCGATAACAAGCGTCTTGGCCGAACCCTGGAGTTTATCAGTCTGGTGCAGAGCAAGCGGGATAACACGCGCTCTCAGTCAATTCCCGCTGGAGATGGCCCTTCCCGACGACGGCCAAAGCAGGAAGGGAAGAAATCCCAGCGCTCACTGGATAATGATGACATGCTCGAAGCACTCAAACAGCTTCAGTCACGTTCAGAGGACATTTTTGGTAAAAGAGCCCGCTGATGGTACTCACTGGCCGGACAGTGGTTGCTCACCAGTTGATATTGTCCGGCCAGACCCATGATGTATTATTCATTTCGTTCAGCATCTTTATGTCCTGCTTTTCACGGGCATACTTACCCCATAATGAATGAAAAGAACGAACAATACTGATTAACTGCTTTTTTCTTTGCTCCGGAGATAGGCTGATAAAATAGCAGCACCTGCTGTCAATATTATCCTCAATGAAATTAAAATCAGAGTCTGATGCATATTTTACTGTTAGCATAATATCATTCGACGTTGTTCTCTCAGACTCTGTTAATGCTGATTCTATCAGGTATTCAAAGGCATACATGACAGACAGCTGGTTTTTGTCTGTCTGAATATAACCCATTGAGTTTCTGAGTATTGAGGACTGTACCAGGACCAGAGGCCATAAAAGCTCAACACCATAAAGCTTATATGTATCATGTTGATCATACTGATGTTGCTCAACACGACGATTACCTTCCCGTGCTTTACGAATATCATAGGCAAGGGATAACATAAATCCGTCTTTAACTTTAATCAGTGGGCTTTCATCCACGATGTAATGAATGAGTTCATGTAATTCATTCAGGGCTTCTGAATCTCCCCACAGTATAAAACCTGCATTGTTCGGCGTTAACTCGTATCGAAGCATGGGCTCAATCATCCTGTTGTTTCAGTCGGAGGAAAGTCTATCAGTAAAGAGAATGAGAGATCAAAGTGGTCATTTTAATTGAGCTGGATAACGGACATTTCAATTGAGCCTTGACAAAACTTGTAATGGCTCAATAGTAATGTCCGCCTGTGGCTCAATTCAGATGTCCGCGCTATGGTAAGCTTCACTGGTCCGTTTAAACTACCGGGAGGCATATCATGAGCGCAGAAAGCTCAGGAGTGTTTACTTTGAAAGAGATCAACCGGATCAAGATTATACAGGACGTCATTGAACGTCGCATCACAACGCGCCGTGCGGCCGAGCACCTCGGTATCAGCGACAGGCAATGCCGCAGACTTCTTGCCCGTTACCGTGAAGGCGGACCGCTTGGTATGGCCAGCAGACGATGTGGCATGCGTGGTAACCGCCAGTTGCCACCCGGGCTCGCAGATCAGGCTCTGGAACTGATCAAGACGCGTTATGCTGATTTCGGTCCGACTCTGGCGCGTGAAAAGCTCGAAGAACTCCACGGACTGTTTCTTGGCAAAGAAACTGTCCGGCGCATCATGGTGCGGGCTGGCTTATGGGTTCCCCGTAAACAACGTGCCGCAAGGATCCCTCAACCACGGTACCGGCGTCCGTGTACTGGTGAGCTGATACAAATAGATGGCTGTGATCACGACTGGTTTGAAGGCCGTGGCCCGGCCTGCACCGCGCTGGTCTATGTTGATGATGCAACCAGCAAACTGATGGAACTGTTGTTTGTTAAATCGGAGTCCACGTTTTCTTACTTCGAAGCCACGCGGCGCTATATCGATAAGCATGGTAAACCGCTGGCACTGTACAGCGATAAAGCCGGTGTTTTTCGTGTTAACAATAAACACGCCACAGGCGGAGACGGGCATACTCAGTTTGGGCGAGCCATGCATGAACTGAACATCCAGACTATCTGTGCAGAAACCAGTCCCGCCAAAGGGCGTGTAGAACGAGCTCACCTCACTTTACAGGATCGTCTGGTCAAAGAGCTGCGGTTACAGGGCATTTGTTCAATGGAGGCTGCAAATGACTTCGCTGAGGCCTATATGGCTGACTATAACCGCCGTTTTGGCAAAGTACCGCGACATGATTTTGACGTACACCGTGCTGTAGAACATGATGAGGACCTGGGGCTTATTTTCACTGTTCGTGAAAAACGTAAAGTCTCAAAATCGTTGACGATACAATATGATAAAATGTTGTACCTGATTGAAGACAGCGAACTGAGTCGCCGTGCAATAGGTAAATATATCGATGTGTATCACTATCCTGATGGCAGAAAAGAGCTGCGCCTGAACGGTACGCTACTTCCCTACTCTACCTACGACCGACTGTCAGAAATCGACCAGGGCGCGATTGTCGATAACAAGCGTCTTGGCCGAACCCTGGAGTTTATCAGTCTGGTGCAGAGCAAGCGGGATAACAGGTAATGGTGCCAACTTACTGATTTAGTGTATGATGGTGTTTTTGAGGTGCTCCAGTGGCTTCTGTTTCTATCAGCTGTCCCTCCTGTTCAGCTACTGAAGGCGTGGTGCGTAACGGTAAAAGTACTGCCGGACATCAGCGCTATCTCTGCTCTCACTGCCGTAAAACATGGCAACTACAGTTCACTTACACCGCTTCTCAACCCGGTACGCATCAGAAAATCATTGATATGGCCATGAATGGCGTCGGATGTCGCGCCAGTGCACGCATTATGGGCGTTGGCCTCAACACGATTTTACGTCACTTAAAAAACTCAGACCGCAGTCGGTAACCTCACGCATACAACCGGGCAGTGACGTCATTGTTTGCGCGGAAATGGACGAACAGTGGGGTTATGTCGGCGCTAAATCACGCCAGCGCTGGTTGTTTTACGCGTATGACAGGATACGGAGGACGGTTGTGGCGCACGTATTCGGTGAACGCACGTTGTCCACGCTGGAGCGTCTTCTGGGCCTGCTGTCGGCCTTTGAGGTCGTGGTATGGATGACGGATGGCTGGCCGCTTTATGAATCACGCCTGAAGGGAGAACTGCACGTTATCAGCAAGCGATATACGCAGCGCATTGAGCGGCATAACCTGAATCTGAGGCAACATCTGGCAAGGCTGGGCAGGAAGTCACTGTCGTTCTCAAAATCGGTGGAGCTGCATGACAAAGTCATCGGGCATTATCTGAACATAAAACACTATCAGTAAGTTGGAGTCATTACCGGCACCCATCACAATCAGGTTAATGTCGTTTTCATTAGCGTGACGGCAGAGCGCCTCAGCAACGGATGTACCTTCCAGTAGGTGGCTTTCGGTCGCGATGCCAGCTGCTTGCAGCACACTCTGTGCTTCCTGCAAGGCTCGTGTATCCCCCTTAACCATCACGAGGTGGCAAACCAGGCCATTGAGTAGCGGGCTAAGTGTCAGGCGCGTCAGGTTTTTGCGACTCTCATCGCTGCCATCATAGGCGAACATAACTTTGGATGGTGGAGAATAAGCCTCCGGCACGATAAGTACCGGTTTTTTCTGCAGGCGAATAATGCTTTCCAGGTGGCTGCCAACCGGGTTCTGCGTTCCACGGCGGCCCAGCACCATCAGGCGAACATCCCCTAAATCAGCCAGGATTTCATCCAACGCGCCATGTTTTTGCAGTAATTGAACATCAGCATGACCAGCATCATTCAGCAACTTCGCACAGCTAGCCAGTATGGCTTTGCCCTGTGCCATTAATAATCGGTTACGCTCTCCTTCAACTTTCACCAACTCTTCGGTGAGATGCGCCTGGCTATCAATGCCGATACTTCCGGTCAAATCTGACACGGCAGGATGTACGTCTTTCTCCAGTACGTGCAGCAGGGACAGCGGCGCATCCAGCAGATTGGCGGCCCAGGCCGCGTATTCGCACACAGGTCGGGTAGACGGTGAGCCGTCAACGCAGGCAATAACGGTATTGTTCATCTCTGTTCTCCTGACTGTTAATGGCCGCCCATTAATTTTTCCACTTCTTCAGGTTTGTCATGCACCCCGAAGCGGTCAACAATTGTGCGGGTAGCCTGATTCATTCCACGGATTTCCACGTTCGTGCCTTCACGGCGGAACTTAATAACCACCCTGTCGAGTGCGCTGACCGACGTAATATCCCAGAAATGGGCATGTGAGACGTCAATGACTACGTGCTCCACCGCTTCGCGAAAATCGAAGTGGCTCATGAACCGATCGGCAGAAGCAAAGAACACCTGACCGGCTACGGTGTAGATCCGCGTTGACGCTTTAAGTTCGGACGACACCGCCATAAAACGGGCCACTTTGGTGGCAAAGTTCAATGAGGCAATCAGAACGCCGGTTAAGACGCCATACGCCAGATTATGCGTGGCGACCACTACCACCACGGTGGCCAGCATGACGACACTGGTTGACAGTGGATGGCTGCGTAAGTTAGCGATCGACCCCCAGGAGAAGGTACCGATAGAGACCATGATCATGACCGCGACCAGGGCCGCCATTGGGATTTGTGAGACCCAGTCACGCAGGAAAACCACCATACAAAGCAGGACAACGCCCGCAGTGAGTGCGGAGAGGCGGCCACGCCCCCCAGATTTCACGTTGATCACCGACTGACCGATCATCGCGCACCCAGCCATACCGCCAATAAATGCGGCGCCAATGTTGGCGATACCCTGTGCTTTGCATTCCCGGTTCTTGTCGCTCGGTGTATCGGTCATGTCATCCACAATAGTCGCGGTCATCATTGACTCAAGCAGCCCCACCACGGCAAGGCCGGCGGAATAAGGCAGAATGATTAATAGGGTATCGAGATTGAGAGGTACATCGGGTAACAGAAATACTGGCAGGCTGTCCGGCAACTTACCCATGTCGCCGACAGTGCGTACGTCCAGATGCAGCCACATGGAGATCCCGGTCAGCACGACGATGCAGACCAGCGGCGAGGGGATGGTTTTATTGAGGTACGGGAACAGATAAATAATGCCTAGACCGGCCGCCGTCAGGGCGTAAACGTGCCAGGTGACGTTGGTCAACTCCGGCAACTGCGCCATGAAAATGAGGATCGCCAGCGCATTAACAAAACCGGTAACTACCGAGCGGGAAACATAGCGCATCAGGCTTCCAAGCTTCAGATAGCCCGCAATAAGCTGAATCACACCTGTAAGAACGGTGGCTGCCAGTAAATACTGCAAGCCGTGGTCCTTCACTAGGGTGACCATCAGCAATGCCATAGCACCGGTTGACGAAGATATCATCCCTGGACGACCACCACAGATGGCGATTATCAGCGGGATACAAAACGCAGAGTAGAGCCCAACTTGCGGGTCAACACCAGCGATGATGGAAAAGGCGATCGCTTCAGGGATAAGCGCGAGCGCGACAACAATACCGGCGAGGACGTCTCCACGGACGTTACCCAGCCAGTCCTTACGCGTCGAGGACAGCAACATAGTCGTTTCTCAGTTTTTGAATACAGTCAGCCCGTAAAGGGCAAAAAATTTAGATACGGTAAAGCACATCCGCAGACGGGATGTTAAAGAGTGCGCGCTGAGGGTTACTCAGAACGACAGAGAAGGGGAAAACTCAGGGTGGCGTCATATGCATGGTAGTTTTTATTACTCCTTGATGGTCGGTGTGTACACCTTCAGGGATCAGATAAACCAGATGAAGATATTCAAGGCTGGCCGCGGAGTCTGCCAAGGCAAACAGCGTCTTACTATAAACGAAACTGAAACAGGGTCAATCATGGATTAAATGTGCCATTAATGTATACCCCAGTGTCATAGCCTAAAGTGTCGCCATTTTCCCCTTGGATCATCACCTATCTGTCACGTACATTATGATCATCACTTAAACGTCATAAATGGGTGAAAAATGTACATTCATGGTTACCTCCGCGCATCAACAAAAGAACAGGATGCTCTCCGAGCAAAAAATCGGATGAAAGCCTTTGTTGAAGAAAAAGGATTTCGGCTGGCCAGTTGGTACACCGAAAATGTATCCGGGGCATCACTTCAACGGCCAGAACTTTTACGGTTACTTGATGATGCTGCACCTGGTGACATTATTCTCATCGAGCAGGTTGATCGCCTTTCGCGCCTGGATGAAGAGGGCTGGCAAAAACTAAAGCATCTTATCCAGGAAAAACACCTTGTGGTTGTCAGTCTTGACCTCCCAACGAGCCATATGGCTCTTGCAACACATGCTGGCGATGACTTTACCCTTGCAATACTTAAGGCTATTAACGGAATGATGCTTGATATGCTGGCCGCCATAGCTCGCAAAGACTATCAGGATCGTCGCCGGCGCCAAGAGGAAGGGATAGCGAAAGCCAAGGTGGCCGGTAAATTTCGGGGACGTCAGGCAGATCATCAATTGCATGAAAAAATCATAGAGCTTCGGGTTAAAAACAGGCAGAGCATCCGTGATACCGCAAGGTTGTGTGGCGTTTCAGAACGAACGGTTATACGCATTGTTAAACTCAAAGCATGTTCTTGATGCGTATATTTTGAACGTCCAAGCGGACAGCGTCCGTATGCAGGGAGAGCATTTATGCCACGGCGACAGATACTGAGCAGTGATGAAAAAGAACGCTTACTGATTGTGCCGGATGATGACATTCTGCTAACCAGGATGTGCTTTTTAAGTGAGCAGGATCTGGTCCTCATCAACAAACACCGGAGACCCGCTAACCGCCTGGGCTTTGCCGTTTTACTCTGTTATCTGCGAGGGCCGGGTTTTACTCCAGACAAAAACAGTCTCCCTCACGATGGCGTTATGTCCAGAGTGGCAGAGAGATTGAAACTTCAACCTGATTTATGGCGAGAGTACGCAACGAGGGAGGAAACCCGTTGGGAGCATCTTGCCGAACTCTATCGCTACTTGGGATTAGTGCCTTTCAACAGGTCATTGCAAAAAACATGCATCCGCCATTTATATCCGCACGCCATGCGGACCGACAAAGGCCTGATTCTTGCTGAAGAGATGCTCGCTTGGTTGCACAACAACAACGTTATTTTCCCTTCCGTTGATGTGATGGAGCGAACCCTTGCTGAAGCCGCAACACTTGCAGACAGAGCCGTATTTTCTACACTGACGACGCAACTGGAACAACGACATAAAACAGCACTGGATAATCTGCTTGCATCAGGTGATGAGCAACTTTCCCGTCTTGCCTGGCTGCTTCAGCCCCCGGGTAAGATTAACGGTAAAAACGTGCTGCAACATATTGATCGGTTGAATGCCATTGAGGGGTTGGCACTGCCGGAAGGTATTACGCTTTCCGTTCACCAGAACCGACTGCTGAAACTGGCTCGCGAAGGCCGGAAAATGAGTAGCAGGGACCTGGCAAAATTCTCCGGCACACGTCGTTATGCCGTGCTGGTTTGTATTATCTCAGAAGCAAGGGCAACGCTTACCGATGAAATCATCGAACTACACGAACGTATCCTGGGTAGCTTGTTCAGCAGGGCAAAGCGCACACAAGCCGAACGGCTTCAGAAAACAGGAAAACTCATCCAGAGCAAGTTAAGGCAATATCTTACTGTTGGGCAGGCGCTGCTAAACGCACGGGAGTCAGGAGAAGATCCCTGGGCGGCGATAGAAGACGTACTTCCCTGGCCGGAATTTATCACCAGTCTGGAGGAAACACAGTTTCTGGCCCGAAAGGATAATTTTGATCCGCTTCATCTGATCACCGAAAAATACAGCACGCTGCGTAAATATGCGCCCCGTATGTTGTCTGCATTGCAGTTCAGTGCAGCCCCTTCAGCACTGCCACTCGGTGATGCGCTGGATACCGTCAGAGAAATGTACCGCAAACAACTCCGCAAGGTTCCGTCAACAGCGCCAGTAAAGTTTATCCCTGAGAGCTGGAAAAAGTTGGTAATAACGCCATCGGGTATCGATCGCCGGTATTATGAATTCTGTGTACTGAATGAGCTGAAAGGCGCATTGCGATCTGGTGATATCTGGGTTAGAGGATCACGACGCTACAGGAATTTTGACGATTACCTCATTCCTCCTGCTGATTTTGAAAAATCACTCAAAGAGAAACAGTTACAGCTTGCCATTCCGACAGACTGCCAGGAATACCTTCACTCCCGTATGACACTGCTGGCGTCGCGACTGGAAGAGGTCAATGCGATGGCGATTGCCGGTGATTTGCCTGATGTTGATATATCGGACAAAGGTGTGAAGGTCACGCCTCTTGATAACAGCGTTCCTTCGATTGTATCACCGTTTGCCGACCTGGTTTACGGCATGCTGCCGCACCCAAAAATTACCGAGATATTAGATGAAGTGGACAGTTGGACGGGATTTACCCGCCACTTTACTCACCTCAAAAATAATCACGTCAGACCAAAAGACAAAAAGCTGTTGCTGACCACCATCCTGGCAGATGGTATCAACCTGGGGCTGACTAAAATGGCAGAATCCTGCCCGGGAACCACAAAAGCGTCGCTGGAAAGCATTCAGGCATGGTACATCAGGGATGAAACGTATGCAGCCGCGCTTGCCGAACTAGTGAATGCACAAAAAAAGTGCCCACTGGCAGCATCATGGGGGGACGGTACAACGTCATCCTCCGACGGCCAGAATTTTCGAGTCGGAAGTCATGGCCGCTATGCCGGACAGGTGAATTTAAAGTACGGTCAGGAACCCGGC carries:
- a CDS encoding DUF6904 family protein; protein product: MLRYELTPNNAGFILWGDSEALNELHELIHYIVDESPLIKVKDGFMLSLAYDIRKAREGNRRVEQHQYDQHDTYKLYGVELLWPLVLVQSSILRNSMGYIQTDKNQLSVMYAFEYLIESALTESERTTSNDIMLTVKYASDSDFNFIEDNIDSRCCYFISLSPEQRKKQLISIVRSFHSLWGKYAREKQDIKMLNEMNNTSWVWPDNINW
- a CDS encoding IS1 family transposase (programmed frameshift) — translated: MASVSISCPSCSATEGVVRNGKSTAGHQRYLCSHCRKTWQLQFTYTASQPGTHQKIIDMAMNGVGCRASARIMGVGLNTILRHFKKLRPQSVTSRIQPGSDVIVCAEMDEQWGYVGAKSRQRWLFYAYDRIRRTVVAHVFGERTLSTLERLLGLLSAFEVVVWMTDGWPLYESRLKGELHVISKRYTQRIERHNLNLRQHLARLGRKSLSFSKSVELHDKVIGHYLNIKHYQ
- a CDS encoding universal stress protein — its product is MNNTVIACVDGSPSTRPVCEYAAWAANLLDAPLSLLHVLEKDVHPAVSDLTGSIGIDSQAHLTEELVKVEGERNRLLMAQGKAILASCAKLLNDAGHADVQLLQKHGALDEILADLGDVRLMVLGRRGTQNPVGSHLESIIRLQKKPVLIVPEAYSPPSKVMFAYDGSDESRKNLTRLTLSPLLNGLVCHLVMVKGDTRALQEAQSVLQAAGIATESHLLEGTSVAEALCRHANENDINLIVMGAGNDSNLLIVFYVQIMPDDFVMQLHRF
- a CDS encoding SulP family inorganic anion transporter; the encoded protein is MLLSSTRKDWLGNVRGDVLAGIVVALALIPEAIAFSIIAGVDPQVGLYSAFCIPLIIAICGGRPGMISSSTGAMALLMVTLVKDHGLQYLLAATVLTGVIQLIAGYLKLGSLMRYVSRSVVTGFVNALAILIFMAQLPELTNVTWHVYALTAAGLGIIYLFPYLNKTIPSPLVCIVVLTGISMWLHLDVRTVGDMGKLPDSLPVFLLPDVPLNLDTLLIILPYSAGLAVVGLLESMMTATIVDDMTDTPSDKNRECKAQGIANIGAAFIGGMAGCAMIGQSVINVKSGGRGRLSALTAGVVLLCMVVFLRDWVSQIPMAALVAVMIMVSIGTFSWGSIANLRSHPLSTSVVMLATVVVVVATHNLAYGVLTGVLIASLNFATKVARFMAVSSELKASTRIYTVAGQVFFASADRFMSHFDFREAVEHVVIDVSHAHFWDITSVSALDRVVIKFRREGTNVEIRGMNQATRTIVDRFGVHDKPEEVEKLMGGH
- a CDS encoding recombinase family protein; its protein translation is MYIHGYLRASTKEQDALRAKNRMKAFVEEKGFRLASWYTENVSGASLQRPELLRLLDDAAPGDIILIEQVDRLSRLDEEGWQKLKHLIQEKHLVVVSLDLPTSHMALATHAGDDFTLAILKAINGMMLDMLAAIARKDYQDRRRRQEEGIAKAKVAGKFRGRQADHQLHEKIIELRVKNRQSIRDTARLCGVSERTVIRIVKLKACS
- a CDS encoding Tn3 family transposase, producing MPRRQILSSDEKERLLIVPDDDILLTRMCFLSEQDLVLINKHRRPANRLGFAVLLCYLRGPGFTPDKNSLPHDGVMSRVAERLKLQPDLWREYATREETRWEHLAELYRYLGLVPFNRSLQKTCIRHLYPHAMRTDKGLILAEEMLAWLHNNNVIFPSVDVMERTLAEAATLADRAVFSTLTTQLEQRHKTALDNLLASGDEQLSRLAWLLQPPGKINGKNVLQHIDRLNAIEGLALPEGITLSVHQNRLLKLAREGRKMSSRDLAKFSGTRRYAVLVCIISEARATLTDEIIELHERILGSLFSRAKRTQAERLQKTGKLIQSKLRQYLTVGQALLNARESGEDPWAAIEDVLPWPEFITSLEETQFLARKDNFDPLHLITEKYSTLRKYAPRMLSALQFSAAPSALPLGDALDTVREMYRKQLRKVPSTAPVKFIPESWKKLVITPSGIDRRYYEFCVLNELKGALRSGDIWVRGSRRYRNFDDYLIPPADFEKSLKEKQLQLAIPTDCQEYLHSRMTLLASRLEEVNAMAIAGDLPDVDISDKGVKVTPLDNSVPSIVSPFADLVYGMLPHPKITEILDEVDSWTGFTRHFTHLKNNHVRPKDKKLLLTTILADGINLGLTKMAESCPGTTKASLESIQAWYIRDETYAAALAELVNAQKKCPLAASWGDGTTSSSDGQNFRVGSHGRYAGQVNLKYGQEPGVQVYTHISDQYSPFYTKVISRVRDSTHVLDGLLYHESDLEITEHYTDTAGFTEHVFALMHLLGFAFAPRIRDLHDKRLFIHGKAEKYSGLQSIISTTSLNLKEIETHWNEVLRLATSIKQGTVTASLMLKKLASYPKQNGLAKALREIGRIERTLFMLDWFRDPALRRRVQAGLNKGEARNALARAVFMHRLGEIRDRGLENQSYRASGLTLLTAAITLWNTVYIERAIESLKRKGLQINEPLVSHLSPLGWEHINLSGDYIWRNNLKLGSGKYRPLRTVDVSLYKKEA